One genomic window of Aricia agestis chromosome 7, ilAriAges1.1, whole genome shotgun sequence includes the following:
- the LOC121729068 gene encoding craniofacial development protein 2-like: MSICFVWKQLQPLVDEERKKGNIACIKYDKLVVKKPKDKNRGKRTRESSDSLNQEAQKKASKSKTPQSYTKKQTEKSTTNKLKQNQQKICLPQRLVPAGALDQNPPAKRSETFNIATLNTRTLRTQESLLELDKALENVKYDILSISEIRRVGEKITELNEYILYHKGETPGQRGVGFLIKMAMKNYIQELIGVSDRIVILNINLPRYKKPWTIIQTYAPTEQAPESESDAFYCTLSDIIKQYHNNFIIVMGDFNAQVGCREPGEELILGKYGYGKRSANGHRLIELLLQNNLTLLNTVFKKDLKTKWTWLSPDGKYKNEIDFVITNKPKFFNDTHIIKNLNFNTNHRMVRCRLKKYPTKRSRDKIKNKMTVEQHREKIDLSLIDNLKEILNSNRSAIEKYDLMIKQLSRLRKGNITKEVKFSEKTMELLKERNALIKDKSKTQEN, translated from the exons ATGAGTATTTGTTTTGTCTGGAAACAGCTGCAACCCCTAGTGGATGAAGAAAGAAAGAAGGGAAACATCGCTtgcataaaatatgataaactcGTAGTGAAAAAACCAAAGGacaaaaatagaggaaaaagaACAAGAGAATCCTCAGACTCTCTCAACCAAGAAGCACAGAAAAAAGCCAGCAAAAGCAAAACACCACAATCTTACACAAAG AAACAAACTGAAAAGTCTACAACAAATAAACTTAAGCAAAACCAACAAAAAATATGTCTCCCACAACGGCTGGTCCCCGCGGGAGCACTAGACCAAAACCCTCCAGCAAAAAGAAGCGAAACATTTAACATCGCAACACTTAACACAAGAACTCTTAGAACACAAGAAAGCTTACTTGAATTGGATAAAGCGCTAGAAAATGTGAAATACGATATCCTAAGCATAAGCGAAATTAGGAGAGTAGGAGAGAAAATAACAGAACTAAATGAGTACATACTTTATCATAAAGGCGAAACACCTGGCCAACGAGGAGTaggatttttaattaaaatggcaATGAAAAACTATATACAAGAACTGATAGGTGTCTCAGACAGAATagtaatattgaatattaatttaccGAGATACAAAAAACCGTGGACAATCATACAAACATATGCACCTACAGAACAAGCACCGGAAAGTGAAAGCGACGCCTTTTACTGCACCCTGTcagatattataaaacaataccACAATAACTTTATCATTGTTATGGGTGATTTTAATGCACAGGTAGGCTGCAGAGAACCTGGCGAAGAACTGATATTGGGCAAATATGGATATGGAAAGAGAAGTGCCAATGGACACAGACTAATTGAACTTCTACTACAAAACAACTTAACATTACTCAATACAGTCTTCAAAAAAGATCTCAAAACCAAGTGGACCTGGCTATCACCCGATGGCAAATACAAAAACGAAATCGATTTTGTAATAACTAACAAACCAAAGTTTTTTAATGATACacacattattaaaaatttaaattttaacacaaACCACCGAATGGTACGCTGCCGTTTAAAGAAATATCCAACCAAAAGAAGCagagataaaattaaaaataaaatgacagtGGAACAACACAGAGAAAAAATAGATTTGTCTCTAATCGATAACCTAAAAGAAATACTAAACTCAAATAGAAGTGCCATAGAAAAATACGACCTCATGATTAAGCAACTGTCAAGATTGAGGAAAGGGAACATTACTAAAGAAGTGAAATTTAGTGAGAAAACAATGGAGCTCCTAAAGGAAAGAAACGCATTAATAAAAGACAAATCAAAAACCCaagaaaattga